From the Butyrivibrio fibrisolvens genome, one window contains:
- a CDS encoding CPBP family intramembrane glutamic endopeptidase, giving the protein MGDSKALSGRKYSGIVICIAFAIMFILADSIMGIYFGGVIYHVIKSALMILFFVVELFVYLRFYGKESAGEIIYTKDFLKGIKAGFAIFLYIPFVIVTYFVVGKPAFANTTIPIVLSYLVLEQLAASIFEEFSFRVFVCEGYFLEDDKTSVKRIEYALVSAVTFGLAHAATATTLNSAAIRFCMETVWGFAFAAVYLYSHNILAAMLLHFLTDVVINSTNLIKEWTPSDLMTILDNYGYFVVMGIILAMSVIVILRQPERLTQ; this is encoded by the coding sequence ATGGGAGATAGTAAAGCTTTAAGTGGTAGGAAGTATTCGGGAATCGTGATATGCATTGCATTTGCCATCATGTTCATACTTGCAGATTCTATCATGGGCATTTATTTTGGCGGAGTTATCTACCATGTCATAAAAAGCGCCCTGATGATCCTTTTCTTCGTGGTAGAACTATTTGTATATCTAAGATTCTACGGCAAGGAATCCGCCGGCGAGATTATCTATACCAAAGACTTTCTTAAAGGCATAAAAGCTGGATTTGCCATATTTTTGTATATCCCTTTTGTGATAGTCACTTATTTTGTAGTTGGTAAGCCGGCCTTTGCAAATACGACTATACCAATTGTACTGTCGTATCTTGTCCTTGAGCAGTTAGCAGCTTCTATATTTGAAGAGTTCTCCTTTAGAGTTTTTGTATGCGAAGGATATTTTCTTGAAGATGATAAAACAAGTGTTAAGCGCATTGAGTATGCATTAGTGTCAGCTGTTACCTTTGGCCTTGCACATGCAGCTACAGCTACGACGCTTAATAGCGCAGCTATAAGATTTTGTATGGAGACGGTATGGGGATTTGCATTCGCTGCTGTCTACCTGTATTCTCATAACATTCTTGCAGCGATGCTCCTTCATTTCCTTACAGATGTAGTCATAAACTCTACCAATCTTATTAAAGAGTGGACGCCGAGTGATCTTATGACAATACTGGACAATTACGGATACTTTGTAGTCATGGGCATAATACTTGCAATGTCTGTTATTGTAATATTAAGACAGCCGGAGCGCCTTACTCAGTAG
- a CDS encoding EAL and HDOD domain-containing protein, with product MLATLMPLFGDNMEVRAYSIFAQKADTYMNPLALSTSVFDGASNIAGFEIVDKIGLETIADDHVVFIEINNIAIFSDIAGQCFAPHDKVVLLIDPSIKPEENYINRMDEIAKEGFKFAMKKLKPIDFENYRPVLEKCSYILLDHKNIDIDKAHTYFSHMYKDMKLCAVNVNTREEYDELSGNASYDLYEGEFFRTPITKQQKELAPFKVTYLQLLNVVNESDFELTDAANVIGQDAALVVRLLEMVNHMTSNRGVSSVRHAAALLGQKELKKWITTAVTKELCSDRPSEITRMSMIRARFAENLSKYFELEPFSAEIFLMGLFSVLDQILEKPMKECLEMVKISTDIRQALLDHKGRIYPVLEFILAYEDADWNETLRLMLLNKIGRNVVYDAYLEALDWYKKIVNIK from the coding sequence ATGCTAGCTACTTTGATGCCACTATTTGGCGACAATATGGAAGTTCGTGCCTACTCTATTTTTGCCCAGAAAGCAGATACATATATGAATCCGCTGGCCTTATCAACAAGCGTCTTCGATGGTGCCAGCAATATTGCAGGATTTGAGATAGTAGACAAAATAGGCCTAGAAACGATAGCAGATGATCATGTTGTATTTATAGAGATAAACAATATTGCTATTTTTTCAGATATAGCAGGGCAGTGCTTTGCTCCTCATGATAAGGTCGTGCTTCTTATAGATCCTTCTATTAAACCGGAAGAAAACTATATTAACAGAATGGACGAGATTGCAAAGGAAGGCTTTAAGTTTGCAATGAAGAAGCTTAAGCCCATTGACTTTGAGAATTATCGCCCTGTCTTGGAGAAGTGCAGTTATATACTTCTTGATCACAAGAATATCGATATAGACAAGGCTCATACCTATTTCTCGCATATGTACAAGGATATGAAGCTGTGCGCAGTCAATGTTAATACAAGAGAAGAGTACGATGAGCTCTCAGGTAATGCAAGCTATGACCTTTATGAAGGTGAGTTTTTCAGAACACCTATCACCAAGCAGCAAAAAGAGCTTGCGCCTTTTAAGGTTACCTATCTTCAGCTCTTAAATGTAGTAAACGAATCAGACTTTGAACTTACAGATGCAGCCAATGTTATAGGACAGGATGCTGCACTTGTTGTAAGACTTCTTGAGATGGTCAATCATATGACATCCAATAGAGGTGTATCCTCTGTAAGACATGCAGCAGCTCTTCTTGGGCAAAAAGAGCTTAAGAAGTGGATCACAACCGCTGTTACCAAGGAACTGTGTTCGGATAGACCCAGTGAGATCACCAGAATGTCCATGATAAGGGCAAGATTTGCAGAGAATCTGTCCAAGTATTTTGAACTGGAGCCTTTTAGCGCGGAGATTTTCCTTATGGGCCTTTTCTCAGTACTTGATCAGATCCTTGAAAAGCCTATGAAAGAGTGTCTTGAGATGGTCAAGATCTCAACTGATATAAGACAGGCACTGCTGGATCATAAGGGACGTATATACCCTGTACTGGAATTTATACTTGCCTATGAGGATGCAGACTGGAACGAGACGCTGAGACTTATGCTTCTTAACAAGATTGGTAGGAATGTAGTCTATGATGCATATCTCGAGGCCCTCGACTGGTACAAGAAGATAGTTAACATTAAATAA
- a CDS encoding flagellin: protein MGGFVIQHNFSAMNAQRQYGLVAERNSKSAEKLASGYKVNRAADDAAGLAISEKMRRQIRGLRQAEDNIQDGISFVQVADGALNETHDLLQRMNELCVKGANDTLTDSDRSYINMEVQAIKEESDRIFATTSFNDRYIWNVDIPNPVLIGYAPTQALNVSNQRYGNYPITGSNKDYMPIPSTCKVSADDTNGIKVSWTGFDGNTYTTDYISWDDLEASNYDFSIADHLPASYTDAVRSGIQSFFSGTINMNVISDPATIADYVTALNNAGISINYSDKASGNFDVPTDTNGITVSANINIYAKEKSSTAGTDDAYDFASSTNDDFIEPALTSSSNLTQISGNNTSDIDVAKTSTTPWIFKFNMSGVGGVTATSASVSFYSYDERPEKENIWWSYNYQHQKVPFSHSQSGNLAGVMKSLTGSLGVLTEENQGDTNTNGNITINFDLVSDTPFSYNGVDRSNIGNMYINIPVSTTDTESTILAKVNSVLKSDTVLDLSQNSSDYMYWYSPSEKTSTVDVPIYGGQISMIIQSGADPDDNIPISYEKLNNGVIGIRDLEITTSASARLGIDTIKNALNIISEQRSNFGAQQNKLAHAYLNDNNTRINTQDAESKIRDTNMASEMVKYSLTNILKQAGQSMMAQANQTNQGVMSLLQ from the coding sequence ATGGGCGGCTTTGTCATACAACATAATTTCTCTGCAATGAATGCACAAAGGCAGTACGGCCTGGTTGCAGAGCGCAATTCCAAATCAGCTGAAAAGCTCGCATCAGGATATAAAGTAAACCGGGCAGCAGATGATGCTGCAGGTCTTGCAATCTCTGAGAAAATGCGTCGTCAGATAAGGGGCCTTCGTCAGGCCGAGGACAATATACAGGACGGAATTAGTTTCGTTCAGGTAGCAGACGGCGCTCTTAATGAAACCCATGATCTTCTTCAAAGAATGAATGAACTGTGCGTAAAGGGTGCAAATGACACTCTTACTGATTCAGACCGTTCTTATATCAACATGGAAGTCCAGGCAATCAAGGAGGAGTCTGACAGAATCTTTGCTACAACATCCTTTAACGATAGATATATATGGAATGTAGATATCCCTAATCCCGTACTTATAGGATATGCTCCTACGCAAGCTCTTAATGTAAGTAATCAGAGATATGGAAACTATCCAATCACCGGTTCCAACAAGGATTATATGCCAATTCCAAGTACCTGCAAGGTTTCGGCAGATGATACTAACGGAATAAAAGTTAGCTGGACAGGTTTTGACGGAAACACTTATACGACTGACTATATAAGCTGGGATGATCTTGAAGCTTCAAACTATGACTTTAGTATAGCTGATCATCTGCCAGCAAGTTATACCGATGCTGTCAGATCAGGAATACAAAGCTTTTTTAGTGGAACTATTAATATGAACGTTATATCAGATCCTGCAACAATTGCAGATTATGTAACTGCGCTTAATAATGCGGGCATAAGCATTAATTATTCAGATAAAGCTTCTGGTAATTTTGATGTTCCTACCGATACGAACGGGATTACTGTTAGTGCCAATATTAATATATATGCAAAAGAAAAATCATCAACTGCCGGAACTGATGACGCATATGATTTTGCCTCAAGCACAAATGATGATTTCATAGAACCTGCGCTGACAAGCAGTTCAAACCTGACACAAATATCAGGAAACAATACTTCTGATATAGATGTAGCTAAAACAAGCACCACCCCTTGGATATTTAAATTTAACATGTCCGGTGTTGGCGGTGTTACCGCAACTTCAGCCAGTGTTTCTTTTTATTCATATGATGAGCGTCCTGAAAAAGAAAATATCTGGTGGAGTTATAACTATCAGCATCAAAAAGTTCCCTTTTCTCATTCACAATCAGGAAATCTTGCCGGAGTAATGAAATCGCTAACGGGTTCTCTTGGTGTATTAACCGAGGAAAATCAAGGAGACACAAATACAAACGGAAACATTACTATTAACTTTGATCTGGTTAGTGATACACCTTTTAGCTATAACGGTGTAGATAGATCCAATATCGGAAATATGTATATTAATATTCCTGTAAGCACCACGGATACAGAATCTACCATTCTGGCAAAGGTCAATTCTGTGCTTAAATCAGATACTGTCCTTGACTTAAGCCAAAATAGTTCAGACTATATGTACTGGTATTCTCCTTCAGAAAAAACCAGTACAGTTGATGTACCTATATATGGCGGACAAATCAGCATGATCATTCAAAGCGGCGCTGACCCAGACGACAATATACCGATCAGTTATGAAAAGCTCAATAACGGCGTTATTGGAATAAGAGATCTGGAAATTACTACATCAGCTTCTGCACGTTTAGGAATTGATACTATCAAGAATGCGCTTAATATCATATCCGAGCAGCGTTCAAACTTTGGTGCCCAGCAGAACAAATTGGCACATGCATACTTAAACGATAATAATACTCGTATAAATACACAAGATGCAGAGTCCAAGATAAGAGACACTAACATGGCTTCTGAAATGGTAAAGTACTCACTTACCAATATCTTAAAGCAGGCAGGTCAGTCCATGATGGCCCAGGCCAACCAGACCAATCAAGGCGTAATGTCACTACTGCAGTAA
- a CDS encoding DJ-1 family glyoxalase III, whose product MFNAKTDKKTALIFADGCEEVEALTTYDILYRAGIPCTKVSINADEFVKSSHEVVIKCDTTIDKVNFEEYDMIILPGGMPGTPNLRSCDILCKEIITFAGFGKGIAAICAAPSVLAELGILIGVKACCNPSKEAEIESEGAVVSREQVVVSGNIITSRAMGTAIPFALAIVKYYLGDGAASYIKSNILYSG is encoded by the coding sequence ATGTTCAATGCCAAGACCGACAAGAAAACTGCTTTAATTTTTGCTGATGGATGTGAAGAAGTAGAAGCTCTCACAACCTATGATATTCTGTACAGAGCAGGTATTCCCTGCACTAAGGTTTCTATAAATGCTGATGAGTTTGTAAAGTCATCTCATGAAGTTGTTATTAAATGTGATACCACAATTGATAAGGTCAACTTTGAAGAGTATGACATGATAATCCTTCCCGGAGGAATGCCCGGAACACCTAACCTTCGCTCCTGTGATATCCTTTGCAAGGAGATCATCACCTTCGCAGGCTTTGGCAAGGGTATAGCAGCTATATGCGCAGCTCCTTCTGTTCTTGCAGAGCTTGGTATCCTTATAGGTGTTAAGGCTTGCTGCAATCCTTCCAAGGAAGCTGAGATCGAATCAGAAGGCGCTGTTGTATCAAGGGAGCAGGTTGTAGTATCAGGCAATATCATCACAAGCCGTGCTATGGGTACTGCGATTCCGTTTGCTCTTGCGATTGTTAAGTATTATCTTGGCGACGGAGCAGCTTCTTATATCAAGTCCAACATACTGTATTCAGGCTGA
- a CDS encoding MBL fold metallo-hydrolase, producing the protein MEIKFLGQCGFYLEDEDLSIVIDPVLSDLHENGQSIMNYPPVMKPGDIAPDFCFCTHDHIDHLDINTVCGLATTNDKTIFVIPSGCRKILKERGIDNARIITFDDGESKVIARGGEVFAIKDTSKSLHENSIEVTAYSTAHPDHHLDSDGLDRNLLYSILWNGHRYVHLGDTYRTDRLVKSLKKLGHIDALFAPINGRDDEREARGIIGNLSPREAALLANELKVSLVYPMHFDMVKGNTADPQEFAREMEGLGTKTEYVIPKRI; encoded by the coding sequence ATGGAGATTAAATTTCTGGGGCAGTGCGGTTTTTATTTAGAAGATGAGGATTTGAGTATTGTGATAGATCCGGTTCTTTCTGACCTTCATGAGAACGGTCAGTCGATCATGAACTATCCGCCGGTGATGAAGCCCGGTGACATAGCACCTGACTTTTGCTTCTGCACGCATGATCACATAGATCATCTTGATATAAATACTGTCTGCGGGCTTGCTACGACCAATGACAAGACTATCTTCGTGATACCTTCAGGTTGCAGGAAGATATTAAAAGAGCGTGGCATAGATAATGCACGTATTATTACATTTGATGATGGAGAGAGCAAGGTTATAGCTAGAGGCGGCGAGGTATTCGCTATCAAAGATACATCTAAAAGTCTTCATGAAAATAGTATAGAAGTAACAGCCTATTCTACAGCTCATCCCGATCATCATCTGGACAGCGACGGCCTTGACCGCAATCTTCTTTATTCAATTCTTTGGAATGGTCACAGATATGTGCATCTGGGCGATACCTATCGTACAGACAGACTGGTTAAGAGCCTAAAAAAACTTGGACATATAGATGCCCTCTTTGCACCTATCAATGGAAGAGATGATGAAAGAGAAGCTCGCGGCATAATAGGGAATCTCTCACCCAGAGAAGCTGCACTTCTTGCAAACGAACTTAAGGTATCACTTGTATATCCTATGCATTTTGACATGGTCAAAGGTAACACGGCGGATCCTCAGGAATTTGCCAGAGAGATGGAAGGCCTTGGCACTAAGACAGAGTATGTGATCCCGAAGAGAATCTGA
- a CDS encoding NUDIX hydrolase, translated as MVVSTLCYLEKDNKYLMLLRNKKEKDVNEGKWIGVGGKCEKGESPEECVIRETFEETGIKLESLKMRGVMTFASEGWEDEYIFVYTSDKFSGHITECNEGELAWIDKDKIMDLNLWDGDRIFLDIMLTSDKLFSIKLSYKGDDIVDKQLYVY; from the coding sequence ATGGTAGTTTCAACACTTTGTTATTTGGAAAAAGACAATAAGTATCTCATGCTCCTTCGTAACAAAAAAGAGAAAGACGTTAATGAAGGTAAATGGATAGGAGTTGGCGGTAAATGTGAAAAGGGCGAAAGCCCTGAAGAGTGCGTGATCCGCGAGACTTTTGAAGAGACGGGAATAAAACTTGAAAGTCTTAAAATGAGAGGCGTTATGACTTTTGCATCTGAAGGCTGGGAAGATGAGTATATATTCGTATATACATCTGATAAATTTTCAGGACATATCACAGAATGCAATGAAGGCGAGCTTGCATGGATAGATAAGGACAAGATCATGGACTTAAATCTATGGGACGGCGACAGGATCTTTCTGGATATCATGCTGACAAGCGATAAGCTCTTTTCAATTAAGCTATCTTATAAAGGCGATGATATTGTAGACAAGCAGCTATATGTATATTAA
- a CDS encoding DUF2339 domain-containing protein yields the protein MNENKIAILEEQVRNLTSEINNLKDQMQYVQNKLSISNNKTVSDNANINMFTTPISSYANTSPNTTTNAPYEHRQTVPQHVIKTRTTDFENILGKRLMGIFACVLIFIAAILLASLILPNLNDTAKTILMFIASFSFLIPGLLLMKKSPQNKFYIALTGCGYGLIFVSLFITYIVFGFINPYILYALIFIWVGSIYLSKVNNTIFRTIAQIGIFMSVTLSIFDSNETLSFLIISYIITTQILLLAYEQIFYKKIYVTELIGGIACLLTFIPIFYQIDEVLVLVAMCIITIYCIYHISCTLQCGTLGNMQAVAVQGILPIILYVYLLHINIVSSIIRSSWYLDGILGNEVFVRILFQIITYVAIGAFMITTLIVEDRRKINLFIPQIISYLMYLYITATTKDIMIWEYLYMAIPLALYYVCYYVLNIKKLKAVIGSHVVLVYLVGSFLFRMCYISPDSAYHDALALEGYAYLLMMLICGGVNYLFKLRHENIKEARITSYIINVLIMLHAYWYLTTGQMEDLSIIGQNEVMLTIFKIIYVVLISAIFTINSKELLDRHTICWDFYIGFKYLLLIIACLHTFDADAVIVSIILLIMAIICIMTGFMNDYKGLRIFGLLLAMICVFKLIFVDISASSTVGKVISFFISGMLCFVINMIYNAVDKKIHSNNPDQKS from the coding sequence ATGAACGAAAATAAAATCGCTATTCTCGAAGAACAAGTAAGAAATCTTACATCTGAAATCAATAATTTAAAAGATCAGATGCAATATGTCCAGAATAAGCTTAGCATTTCCAATAACAAAACAGTTAGTGATAATGCAAATATCAATATGTTCACGACTCCTATCAGTTCTTATGCCAATACCTCTCCTAATACTACCACAAATGCACCTTATGAACATAGACAAACAGTGCCACAACATGTAATCAAAACAAGAACAACTGATTTTGAGAATATTCTTGGCAAAAGACTCATGGGTATATTCGCTTGTGTTCTTATATTCATAGCAGCGATACTCCTTGCATCTCTTATACTTCCAAATCTTAATGATACTGCCAAGACCATTCTTATGTTCATTGCCAGCTTTTCTTTTCTTATACCGGGACTTTTATTAATGAAAAAATCTCCTCAAAACAAGTTCTATATAGCACTGACCGGGTGTGGATATGGGCTTATATTCGTTTCATTATTTATCACCTATATAGTCTTTGGTTTTATAAATCCTTATATACTGTATGCACTGATATTCATCTGGGTAGGCAGTATATATCTTTCAAAGGTTAATAATACAATATTTAGGACTATAGCACAGATAGGCATCTTCATGTCTGTTACATTGTCGATTTTTGATAGCAATGAGACCTTATCATTCCTTATTATCAGCTATATCATTACTACACAGATCCTTCTTTTAGCATATGAACAGATCTTTTACAAAAAGATATATGTTACAGAACTTATAGGCGGTATTGCTTGTCTACTGACATTCATTCCTATTTTTTATCAGATAGATGAAGTCCTGGTTCTGGTAGCCATGTGCATCATTACGATATATTGCATCTATCATATATCCTGCACTCTGCAATGCGGAACACTTGGCAATATGCAAGCAGTTGCTGTTCAAGGCATATTGCCCATCATCCTATATGTATACCTGCTTCATATAAATATAGTGTCATCTATTATCAGATCTTCCTGGTATCTGGACGGAATACTGGGAAATGAAGTATTCGTCAGGATCTTATTCCAGATCATAACCTATGTCGCTATCGGAGCATTCATGATAACAACTCTGATCGTAGAAGACAGAAGGAAGATCAATCTGTTCATCCCGCAGATCATCTCATATTTGATGTATCTGTATATTACTGCTACCACGAAAGACATAATGATATGGGAATACCTGTATATGGCTATTCCTCTTGCCCTATATTATGTATGTTACTATGTTCTAAATATAAAAAAGCTAAAAGCTGTCATTGGAAGCCATGTCGTACTTGTATATCTGGTTGGATCATTCCTGTTTAGAATGTGCTATATCTCGCCGGATTCAGCATATCATGATGCACTTGCATTGGAAGGATATGCATATCTTCTGATGATGCTCATATGCGGCGGAGTCAACTATTTATTCAAACTAAGGCATGAAAATATCAAAGAAGCCCGGATAACTTCCTACATCATCAATGTACTGATAATGCTCCACGCATATTGGTACCTTACTACAGGTCAGATGGAAGATCTGTCTATCATAGGTCAAAATGAAGTAATGCTGACTATATTCAAAATAATATATGTCGTGCTGATCTCAGCTATCTTTACTATTAATTCCAAAGAGCTTCTGGATAGACACACGATCTGCTGGGATTTCTATATAGGGTTTAAATATCTGCTGCTTATTATTGCATGCCTGCACACATTCGATGCTGATGCTGTTATAGTATCCATCATCCTTCTTATCATGGCTATCATATGCATCATGACAGGCTTCATGAATGATTATAAAGGTCTTAGAATCTTCGGCCTGCTCCTAGCTATGATATGCGTTTTCAAGCTTATATTTGTAGATATATCTGCAAGCTCTACTGTAGGTAAAGTCATCAGCTTCTTTATAAGCGGTATGTTGTGCTTTGTAATAAATATGATCTACAACGCTGTTGATAAAAAAATCCATTCGAACAATCCAGATCAAAAATCATAA
- a CDS encoding TIM-barrel domain-containing protein, with translation MLYCETYPILKIADVKREKDFLTLKLAQGIQRIIPVSDRSIRVIYTKDDSINEENINNKPGIIDLEPYSDWTFEESDKEVVIKLPKLKVVIKKNGASYTYYDEEGNLLLKERKARSKELDTVPVYAISEKDIQKEYIDTADGRKEVVRKADKIKIRDAYRTRLSFEFDDNEAIYGLGQHEEGYHSLRGKRIFLNQGNRKIAIPMFISTKGYGILVNTYSPSIFNDAEDGTYFYTEADSEMDFFFLNGSDEKMDGVIRQYRKITGKAAMLPKWAYGYIQSQERYETSDEILSISKEYRDRNIGLDCIVLDWCSWKDGQWGQKSFDPERFPDPDAMTSELHKDNVHFMISIWPNVNEGTDNYNEFKDAGELLPGINIYNALSKKARDIYWKQAYEGLFSHGIDAWWCDNSEPIAPEWNYAVKPESSKIYDEYCNQLPMHIPAEMTNSFGLYHAMGIYEGQRGQYAKKDQDIEEKRVVNLTRSGYIGQQRFGTILWSGDISASWDTFKRQIAAGLHFSVSGLPYWTTDIGAFFVKNGLSWFWNGEYDLGPKDPAYCELFTRWYQWGAFLPIFRGHGTDFRRELWQFILDKDPSQDADGLKAASFYDALVRANHMRYELMPYIYSLAGAVWHDDDVIIRPLSFEFTEDKKTWDIMDQYMFGKNMMVCPVTKPMYFDHDEDGNCISINTNDIDASRSFMRRVYLPEGCNWYNYNTGDKYEGGQYIKVEALLDTIPVFVKEGTIIPVTAFERSTQEQTGDITLHIFGGADAFFSLYEDEGDGYGYEKGDYTITKIEYIDSQNKVLADGALSGRFKVEIIK, from the coding sequence ATGCTTTACTGCGAAACATATCCTATATTAAAAATAGCTGATGTAAAAAGAGAAAAAGATTTTCTGACACTTAAGCTTGCGCAGGGTATCCAGCGCATCATCCCTGTCAGCGACAGGAGCATAAGAGTTATCTATACCAAAGATGACAGTATTAATGAAGAAAATATCAATAATAAGCCCGGTATCATAGATCTTGAGCCATATTCTGACTGGACCTTTGAAGAAAGTGACAAGGAAGTTGTCATAAAGCTGCCAAAACTTAAGGTAGTCATTAAGAAAAATGGAGCTTCTTATACCTACTATGATGAAGAAGGCAACCTCCTTCTTAAAGAGCGCAAAGCCAGAAGCAAGGAACTTGATACAGTACCTGTATATGCTATAAGTGAAAAAGATATTCAAAAAGAATATATAGATACAGCTGATGGTCGTAAAGAAGTTGTAAGAAAAGCTGATAAGATCAAGATAAGGGATGCGTATAGAACACGTCTTTCTTTTGAATTCGATGATAATGAAGCTATCTACGGCCTTGGTCAGCACGAAGAGGGTTATCACAGTCTTAGAGGAAAGAGAATCTTCTTAAATCAGGGCAACCGTAAGATCGCAATTCCTATGTTCATATCAACCAAGGGCTACGGAATCCTTGTTAATACCTACAGTCCTTCTATCTTTAATGATGCAGAAGACGGAACATATTTTTATACAGAAGCCGACAGTGAGATGGATTTCTTTTTCCTGAATGGATCTGATGAGAAGATGGACGGTGTCATAAGACAGTACAGGAAGATCACAGGTAAGGCTGCAATGCTTCCCAAATGGGCATATGGCTATATCCAGTCTCAGGAAAGATATGAAACTTCCGATGAGATCCTTAGTATATCAAAAGAATACAGAGACCGTAATATAGGCCTTGACTGCATAGTACTCGATTGGTGCTCCTGGAAGGATGGACAGTGGGGACAGAAGAGCTTCGATCCTGAAAGATTCCCTGATCCTGACGCCATGACCAGTGAACTTCATAAGGACAATGTTCATTTTATGATATCCATCTGGCCCAATGTTAATGAAGGCACAGACAACTATAATGAATTCAAGGATGCCGGCGAGCTTCTTCCGGGCATCAATATTTATAATGCTCTTAGCAAGAAGGCAAGAGATATCTATTGGAAGCAGGCTTATGAGGGACTTTTCTCCCATGGAATTGATGCATGGTGGTGTGATAACTCTGAGCCGATAGCTCCTGAGTGGAACTATGCAGTTAAGCCTGAAAGCTCCAAGATATATGATGAATACTGCAATCAGCTTCCTATGCATATACCTGCTGAGATGACCAATTCCTTCGGACTATATCATGCTATGGGAATCTATGAGGGTCAGCGCGGGCAGTATGCTAAGAAGGATCAGGATATAGAAGAAAAGCGTGTTGTTAATCTTACAAGAAGCGGTTATATCGGGCAGCAGCGCTTTGGTACTATCCTGTGGTCTGGTGATATATCCGCAAGCTGGGATACATTTAAAAGGCAGATAGCAGCAGGACTTCACTTTAGCGTAAGCGGACTTCCATACTGGACTACCGACATCGGAGCCTTTTTTGTCAAGAACGGATTGTCCTGGTTCTGGAACGGAGAGTATGATCTTGGGCCAAAAGACCCTGCTTACTGCGAACTGTTCACTAGATGGTATCAGTGGGGAGCATTCCTTCCAATATTCAGAGGCCATGGAACAGACTTTAGAAGAGAACTCTGGCAGTTCATACTTGATAAAGATCCGTCACAGGATGCAGACGGACTTAAAGCAGCATCCTTCTATGATGCTCTTGTAAGAGCAAATCATATGCGCTATGAACTTATGCCATATATCTACAGCCTTGCAGGTGCTGTATGGCATGACGATGATGTGATCATAAGGCCGCTGTCATTCGAGTTTACTGAAGATAAGAAGACCTGGGATATCATGGATCAGTATATGTTTGGTAAGAACATGATGGTATGCCCCGTTACAAAGCCTATGTACTTTGATCATGATGAGGATGGCAATTGTATCAGTATTAATACAAATGATATAGATGCGAGCAGATCATTTATGCGAAGAGTATACCTTCCGGAAGGTTGTAACTGGTATAACTATAATACAGGAGATAAATACGAAGGAGGCCAGTACATTAAGGTAGAAGCTTTACTTGATACAATTCCTGTATTTGTCAAAGAAGGTACTATTATCCCGGTGACAGCTTTTGAAAGATCAACACAGGAGCAGACAGGAGATATAACACTTCATATATTCGGCGGAGCTGATGCCTTCTTTTCCTTGTACGAAGATGAAGGTGATGGCTACGGCTACGAAAAAGGAGACTATACTATTACAAAGATCGAGTACATAGACTCTCAGAATAAAGTACTGGCTGATGGCGCACTTTCAGGCAGATTTAAGGTTGAGATCATCAAGTAA